aaaaaaaggtttttaaccATTGCCAGTCGGCCATCTGGAAAACAATCATTATCAATATTACCATAATCAATATAATAATAGACAATAAAAGCCTCACACTGCAGAGTTACCGACAATGGGGTCATGAAACCAGTAAAATCTGGTAAAAAAAAGGGCCAATGCAGATCTTACTTGCTTCTCCCACTCAATGCTAATTTCCATGTGACTTTACCATAAACAGATAAAAATATGACATTTGTCTACTGCAATTCATACAACAACATAGCCAGTTGACATGTATGGTTTTAGCATCTTATTAAGAATAATATTGTTTTCAAAAACATTTCCCTCCTATTTTTGGTGGTGTTGTTTATAGCATCACAACATCTCTTAATGGaatttgaaaagtaaaaaatcatGTTGAGTATGTAATTTGCCGTTATGTGTTGGAAATGCtagaaaatgcacaaaattatgtgacactgaaaacaaaaatcaaaaaacacaaaaatgtacacGCACAGAAATGTAAAACAAAGAATCCAGAATGCCAATatccattttttaaattttctttATAAAAAAGTAGACCTTGTGGACAGACCAGTTCACAAAAAACCCTAAATCTAAATATTTAGACTCTTTGAAAACAGCATCACAACATAGAGTCGTTATCTAGATTTGCTTTCATACATACCGTTTCAAACATCTTTtgttcctttaaaaacacaataaaacgtGCTTCTCCATTCTAGTGAGAGTGAGGAACAAACTTTTACAAATGAAAGAAcgtgaagcaaaaaaaaaaaaaaaccaaaacaacttTAAGCATTTCCAAAGGGAAACAATAGGCTTTAAAGCACGATGCTACAAATACATTCTTTTCCCAGCAGAGACAAACAAGAACAATAAAATAAGCACTTTGGTCTCCCTCCTCAAACCCACTGAGCAAGAATGTGCCATCATGTTTATGAATGACATTAAACACGCTAACTGTCAGCATCGCGATCTCACTGTACGATATTTTCTGTGGGCATCGTAACTTCACGTACCGAGTGTCATGTGAATTGTCGATACAAGTTTTAACTTCTGAGCCAGCAttcactttaaaacacacagacgcacacagccTGTCTCAAGGAAGTGAGgtacaaaaaaatccaaacattgaCATAGAAACAAGATGTAACTTCTTTTCTTCCATTTAAATTCGGTTTTAAAGTGCGTATCTTCGTACAGACGTGTTTTAACTGCAGTGTATAGAAACCTGTCGAAGGGCCTCATCAATCTACAAGAGATGTAGGGGTTTAATGTCACATTATATGATTTATTCTGGATTAATTTGTGGTTGAAGTCAGTCTGTGATGAACAGAAAGTTCAGCAATCACAGGACAATCATTCTTAAAAAGGCCTTTTTGAAACAGTTTTCTTGGATAAAGACTtctctgtgtgactgttttttttaagaatgaAACTGAACTGAGCTCCAATCTGAGAAATAATTCTCTGTAAATTGACACAAAAAAtcaaattataaaaaaatatctgtaGCTGGGTTTTGAAGTAAAGttttaaagtaaaaagtaaaatgctaaaaaaatgtttcctgaTCCTCTTCTGTATGTTTAGAGGAACTGAAACATTAGAAGTGTCTTTACATGACGTGATGAGGCCCATCAGGACGACTAAACCTCTGCTGCACATTGTGATAAACACAGTATGAAACTGGAAACCTGCACATGTATTGCTGTGAATACTGAaaccactgatgtgggtcttaAACTTTAAAAGaagaacctttatttgtcccacaacgGGGAAAACAACgtataaatgaatgaaagaggCCTGCTTTGTCACGTTGCATGCAGAAAATGTCTACATTAAACTCCAcgtctgttaatttttgtagTTAAATGTATCAGACATCAGTAGCTTTAAATGTCACCGCTTCTGTTGTCACCATTATTGGGATGATTGTTTCTTTGCAGGGCCGATATCTGATCGCCTAGTCCAGGAGTCCCACAGAGAATCCACAGCCGAACTGTAGGTCCATGTAGATATAATGATTTTAGGGAGTGAAATTTAGAGAAACTTAAGTAATCTTTACTTTTAATTGACTGTTTTTCTCACATATGACTTAATTACTGAGTTGCAGTAAAACTTGATAAATTCTAGCTTCTTTGTAAAAAAGGACTAGAACAGATCTGACCTCATATTACAGAGTTTTGTTTGGAAACTCACTCACATAAATAACAGCTTTCAGTTcaagcaaataaaacacaaaaaatgtcaataaaaGACGAATTCTTTCCCCATCCGCATGTCAATACTCTGCCTTCAAAACTGctaaaaagaaatgcagctgaGAACCTAAACCACGTCGTCTGTAATAATAACTTAACGCTAACACTTTGTGGAGACAGGTCAAACATAGCGTCGTCTCTgtacacagaaaaatgaaacaaactaGAATTCAAATAAAGCCTAAAGGTAAAAACACTGAGTGGGTAAATAAATAGTTTGTGAATTGCACAAAGTGGAAACGTTGAAGGTCAAAAGCACTCTGATATGCTGACGTTCTGTCTTTGAGTGAGTCCAACAGTCAGACGAGCGTTCAGTGAGGGTGAAGCGTTTCGGTTCACTGTCATGATTTGATCTTCCACAGCTGTGAGAGCgcacagagacaggaaacaTCAATCATTAGCAGCGATGAGAGCGTCATTGAAACACAGGAAATTAATCAACAAATAGTAAAGCACACGTTATTTGTTATAGCTAACGAACAGAAAAGAgataaacttttttttcagcCAACACAGCCAAAATAACATTTGTTTCAAAAATCTGAACAAATTCCTTAGAAGacaatttaaaaatgacaaaaagggCTTAAATTGGATTATTGCAATCTTTATATAGAGATAGAGCAGCAGTCATTGTGAATGCATCCATTTACCTTCAGGTTAAATCCTAACAGGTCAGATATGACTCCGGACACGGCCGACAGGATGACCACCTGGGTGATGTTGTAGAGCAGAGGGTTCATCGTCAAACCATACAGCCTGAACGGAGTATCCAGCTCCTGCAGGAAGAACAGGTGTTAATGAGTCctcagaataaaataaaacgcGGAGCGATGAAGGTGGAGGTTTGTACCTTGAGCAGTTTGGTGGCTAGTTTTAAGACGTTGTTGACGAGCGTCAGCTCCTCTTTCTTGTTCGGCTTCTTCTCCATCTTCAGATACAGGTTGATCTGTGAGGCGCACAGTGGGTCAGTGTCTGAAGACCTGCCTGTGTGTCCATGTAGgtatgacctgtgtgtgtgtgtgtacctgttcAGTGAGCAGGATGGAGGTGTTGCTGTACTTCTTGCTGGTCTCTGAGCCCAGAGTGACGAACCTGAGGAGGAACAGAGACAGACTGGAGCACCAGATCACCAGCTCCCAGTTGTAGTGACACTCCAGGAAGGTTTCATGGACGTGCAGCAACTGGAGGGAAAAAGGTGACAACTTTATTTTAGATCTAGGAAGATGTGATTACACACTAAATTCTTCAGATTAAATTCACGGTTTATCCAATATTATATGCTCTTCTTTCAGACTTTAAAAGTTACCTGAGCACAGCAGATGAAGACGACAGACAAGGTGAGCAGGAAGGCAGACGACACGATGACGTCCACTGAACGCTGAGGCCCCCTTCTCTGCACAGCAATACTCAGTGTCACTCACAGTGCATTTACTAAACTGACAGATAAATGAAACAACAGCTCACTAACACCATGGCTGCTGTACCTTGAGGTAGGAGCGTAGCGACAGCCACATCTTGATGTTCTGAACTTTCTTCAGCCTAAAATGTGGGACTTCTGACTTCCTGGCTCTGCGGGCTGAAGTCAGGTGACCAAACAGTTTGGCAAACAGTAGcctctgaaacacagaaacaaacatgaaacaacatgaacatgtAACTAAACATGAAGTCATTCAGCAGCGGATCATAACTTCACCCTCGCACCTGTTTGTAGGTCCTCTCTGCTACGCTaagcaggaagaaaaagagcCATATAAGGCAAACGCGCACCAGGAAGCTGagtgttaccatggtgattaCCAAGGCATCAGACCCAGAGCCACCCCCCAGTGCTACGGACAGCAGCTCATTGGCTGAGAGCGTGGTCAGCTGATCCAAGTCACAATACTGAGCCAGCCTGAAGCAGAAAGACATGAAGTATAATTAATGTTTTTATCTGATAGTACAGATTTTGAAACATGCTGCAGATTTGTTGTCCCTCATTACCTGTAAGCGAAGGGTGTGAGTCCAAGTGTTACTGAAACCAGGTTTCCAAAGACCTGGTACCCAATGCCAGGAGTGTAAAGATTCACCTGTACAACAAGACAAACCATCAGTCtttgctctttctcttccttttttctgaCCTCAGAATAAATCACTCACTCTGTTCATGATCATGCCGCTGATCTCCAGGACGGACATGTCTGCCTTCTTACACTCGTTTCCCTCCCATACGATGGCGCTCACTCTCTCCAGGCCGGGGTTAGAGCTGTGCAGCCAGGGGACATGACCCTGCAGgccgacagacacacagtcacattaaGGCAATTGTCTTTATATTAAGACTGTAATTCAGAACGTGTTGACAGACCTGATGGAAAGGGTCGTCTCTGTACTCCTTTTTAGCAGTGGGGCATACAGGTGttgctcctccttctccctctgcaAAGAAAAGCAGGCACAGTGATAGCTTACATACAAACGCATACCACTGTTCAAACACAATAAGTACCCGATTATTTCCCTCTCACCTGTCTCTGAGGTGCAGGACGACCTGCACTCTGCACAGTGCAGGAAGTCTTCCCACATCAGGTCCTCAGTCTCAGACTCGTGCCGAGTGCTCTCCGAGTCCTGAGTCCTCAGACTGGAACATCTGGAGCTACAGCTGGTACCGGACTTTGGGACATCCTCCACAGCGTAGTGTTTCTTATAGTGGTGTGTGTTCTTGCGGTTTCGGAGTGCACAGTCGCTGTTCATTCGCTCGACGCCCCTGCGGAGGGCGCTGTAGGTCGCCTCAGGGTCCTCCTCACTGGACGCTTCATCTGACGCCGGATCCttgaaaacacagatttaatCTTTGATCAGCTACTACATTTTtcagcagtgaaaaaaaaaacacgctgtTATTACCTTGTTGCCGCTGGGCAGCATCAGGCCTGAGCTGCGGgcggtgtgagtgtgtgcaggctGCATGTGTGGGTTCCAGCACACCTCGTCAGTCCTGTTTAGTGAATCGCAGCGCTGCTCGTGGAGCTGAAGCCCCTCCTCACTGCTGCGATTGTTCACTCGGCCGTCCAGTGACACGTACCCGTTGTCTGTCTCCGTGGATTTGTCGATGGAGAGCTTGGACTTCTTAGATCTTTGaggaggaagtgatgaaagaagAGGCGAGACGGGAGATAGACAGAGAAAGACGTGCATATGAGGAGAGAcgtttagattaaaaaaaggcaGCAGGGCAGTTAATTCACAAGCAGACATGCAGTGACAACAACAGGATGCGTGCAAGACTGGAACATTCATGCACAATGAACATCAATAATGGAACGAAATGAATGATATAGTGAAAAGCATCGTAGTTGATTATGTAGGCTGCATTCTGGTAAGTAAGTGGATTGATGAATGGATCGAGTGGCAGAAGTGTCTCAGTGAGAGCTGAAGTGAGCGTGACAGAATCAATAGATGAAGTGACTAAAttaagactaatgtagttccacactgctgcagtctgctgaaAGCTGGTTGAACTAGAAGCAGGGGGAGCAGCCAGGAACATTTCTCAGATTTAATACGGCAAAGATAATGTGGTAATATTTTAACAGCTAAGAACGGTGCCCCCCGTGCTTCTTTTTGAACATAGCTTGGTCAGCAAGATACTAACATGAAATTTAGCTGCAAAAATCCCTCTGTGCTCCTCAGGATGTGATGGAAAGATCCAGCAGCTGAAGACTTTGCAAAGTTGCATTTAAGTTTGACCAATTTCTTTATGTTTAAACTATGAGAGGAGAGGGTGTTACAGCTAAAAGAAGGTCAGGAGTCAAAGCTGGTATTCAGTTTTTGCTTTGTACTTTTTCAGttcaaaaggaggaaaaaagtaCAGATTTGGAGATAGAAATGAATCCCAGCTCTGTCTCTGCACATCATCTtgttaaaggaaacaaaaatacacacccAGCTTTACAGATATCATGCCAGAAATCTTGGAAGAAAGCGCCCAGGCTGTATGTGGTGCTGGCTGTGTGGGAGTGTGGCGCCCCCTCCTGTGTGTTATCGGTAGTGCTAGACCCGTCGCCTTCCCTATGCACCTCCATCTGAGATGCCTTCCTCAACTTCCTTCAGTTTGGAAAGAATGGGAGGGTGGAGAGAGACTTAGAGAGGACCAGGAGACTTAGACCTACAGCGGTGTGTCCTCCAGGGACCTGGCTGCTTTTTCTCATGCTGAGATTTTAACCAACAGCAAGTTAAAGTTTGACAGAAGCGAAAGAGTGCTGTTTGTTTCTAATCAAACCTGGCACCTGGTGGACACAGAGGCTGATACATTTAAAGGGCAAATTCAACCAAAATCTTCTTTTAGGCTGGCATTCTGCAAGAGTAGAAACACTGTAGAGAAATTTCAGTTTAGAATCTACTTTTGCAGGATGCTAATGTAAAGGCAACATTTTGGCAGAATTGCTCTTCATAGATTTGATAATTAataacaaatggacacaaaggagaggtggaggacaAAGCTTATGATCACTAAGGGAGAAAAGACTGGGCCTAATGGTATGTTATATATATGTGCCCTGGTTGTGTTGTTAAAGCTAAATTCATCGTGTATTAAAGAAATTCAGGTTACACTGTGTGAGGCAAACACACAAGGATAAATCTTACTGACAACAAGATGTTATTTATTCCAAATCTTCTATAGATAGTAAAATATGGATTCTAATTACTATTAAGAAGCGTCAGTGATGTGTCTCTGAGATAAAGTGTCTAACAAGGGTTGGGTAAGGTAGGAGAGATaaatacagagaaaaacatCCCGACCAGCAGAATAAACTTTTGTTTAAATCTCACTGCTCTTAATGTTTGTCCTTAAAGTGAAGGAGAGCCGAGGTTGATTCACtgaatgaccccccccccctttccaaaACTGTGGCATGGTCCAATTTTCTTATGAAAATTGTCTTTTCATCGTTGTAAACCAGAGACAGAAGCCACACATCAAGTCACAGAGACGGCAAATCTAAACactacaaaacacagcagcgaGTAAGCAGCCTGCGCCTCTACTCTCACACTGAAATGTTTTCAAAATGTATCAGGGAGAGAGTTCccgacagctgtgtgtgagcacGTGATGGTGCCAAGTCAAATACAAGCCCATCAACAAAAGATGTATGCATCATTTGAAAAACAACTTCCTTCCTCTGAACTTATTCTGACTCTAAAACCTGCTTCTGTTATTTCAGATTTCCCGCTTTCtatctcttcctgtgtgtctcaCTTATTCCCCTGCAGAGGGACTTCCActgttctcctccaccttcctctcCTTCTAGTGTTCATGTCATGTGCACAATATTTTCCACTTCTGTTTCCTTCCTCTTACCTGCGCCTCTTCCCCCCGCTGCTAGAGGCGGGCTTTGGGGTTCTGGTGGAGACGATCTGACAGTGGACGGTGCCCAGCAGCAACATGAGCCAGATGGCTCCGAAGACCTCGGTGGCCGGTATCCCATGAGGCTGAGGGATGATCACATACAGGAGAGCTGCTGCCACTGTGAGAAACAACAACGACacacagaagaggagagggattCAATCTGAAGTGTATCAAACTGCACTGTGAGAAAACTTTGTTGTCTAAAACTTTTAATTTGCTTTTACTACATGAATGTGTTGAGTCACAGCATTCTGTGGTCTGTTTATCTGGATGTGGTTCTGATCACTGGGCCAGACAGcctgtttttatattaaagtTAAATAAACAAATTGACTGTGTACTTGTGTACGAATTGTGTTTACATTCACTGATTCACTACCTACCACCAAACAGTGAGGGCATAACTTCATTAAAAATCCAATCAAACTGTAACTTAGGAACATGTTAACTACAAGAAATTGATTCTGTCCTCGAGTTTCATCACAATCACTTTGATTAAACTACAGTCTGCCTTTAGTGCAGATttgagagtctgtgtgtgtgtgtgtgtgtgtgtgtgtgtgtcgttgtgttttgtgtggaggaagtGAGCAGGAAGggtggagggagagatgaaAAATAACCGTCTGTTTTCTTCAGAGCAGAAAAGGGCAGCTATGATGCAGGTGGTGGAAAACACTGTTCAGTGGTCTTTaaagtgtttgtgcagtgagtgtgtgggtgAAGCCCGGGGCGCGCTCCGTGCTGGCAGGAGAGGGTGGACTCCATGTGTATTTTAGGAAAAAACAGATTAgaggcacagcagcagctgtcgaGCAGCCTGTGGAGCTGGTTTACTTTAGAAGATTTAAAACACGTGGCGAGTATCAGATCAGGACAGGCGACTGATCGATTGAAGGAAAGGTGGATAACACAAAGCATTTGCCTTTGATTCAACACAGTGACAAAGGCAAAACTGGTGGTTTTAGCACCGACCTTGGAGCAGATAGAGAGCCAGCAGTAGGAGGAAAATGGCTCTGGAGGTGACCTGGATCCACCATCGATAAAAAAATGGGAAGAAGACGACCCTGACAATGCCTTTCCGAGTCAGGGACGTCCACGGACTTTCTGGTTTGGCCTTAGCGAATGCCGAACCTGAGACACAAGagataataaacacacacacacttacagtcaGAGTTCATCTCTAAATACCTCCTGAAGTAACAGTAGACTCTAATTCTTCCCTTCTGTTGTCACAATGAGGATGAAACAGCCTGTCTTGATTAATAATTTAAACTGTGATGAAAATCAGAGACATGAAGAGATGGGAGCAACAACGAAGACATGAAGACAGGAAAGGCGAAGATTAACAGATACGGGAGGTTGGCACGGCGATGATGGCATCTCAGGTGAGTGTTTAATGATGATTTTAGCTTTAAGctgaaagcctgtgtgtgtcatctaATCTAATTATCCTGATGGGAAGgaaggaaggtgtgtgtgttcctcaccTCTAACCAAGTCCACGTCTATCAGATCCGGTTTGACATGTCCTGTCTTCTTTGGCTTGTTCCTCAAGCCctgcagggggagacagagagtcaACACTGGACAAAGACGAGGAGAGACATTACTAATACACAGATGTTCACACATGACTTGTCGTGCACTTTATGccttcataaacacacatgcgtTCAGTGTTTGAGGAGGCACACCGTGAAGTCACTCAGCTCCTGGCTCTATTCAACAGCATCTACTCACATCTAGTGGGTTCAATTCTACACAAGCAGCCTATTCTACACTACACACGTTCACTGTTCATTTTCAGACTCTTTCTGTGGGAGCTCTTAGTCACTCTGCATGATGAGTGTTGTTCAGTTTACGTTCCTGGGAATCAGTCTCCCCTGTGGCACACTGACTTCCTGTGCCAGCCTGTCACTTCCTCCTATGTTGTATACActtcgtctgtgtgtgtgtgtgagtatgtttATGAGCAGTAAATTACAAAATTCACAGAAATCTTGGTAGCCTTTTAAgctgcaaaaaaatgaaaaatattatGTGGCAGCTCTGTACAGAAAATCATCCTCTGTTAAATCACATACATTGAGTGCTGATCAGACCTTTTAGCACAAACTATATGATTTCTAGCTGCATAATACAAACTGCATGTATTTTATGTGAAGTGAAAAAGCAGACAGATGTTGTTGGgttctttttccttctcatcCATTTTAAAGCAAATCTTGTTAAAATACACTAAAATTCACATTTTGTAAATCATTTTCTGCCATGCATTTGACAGCAGaaaagatttattttctttttttaagaaagAAGCATCAAATAGTGAAATGCCGCACAAAGCTGTTCACTTGACTCCGCCTGGCTCATgctaatatttacatacaggcCAATCAAGTTGTGCATTATCAGTAAATGGTCTGATATGTAGGCCCTTATCTTTAAAGAGCACGACCCAAGAGCTCTGACAGAGTGAAAGGGTAGTGAATaatccctctgtgtgtgtgtggaacactAAAAAGAGCTGATCAATAACTTCCTCTTGGTAGCAGGTGCACTGCAGCAGTAAAGTCCTTCACAGGCATCTTGCCTGTCTGCAGTGCTCTTATCTCTTATGTGTGTGCTATTCATAGCCTCTTATCTTCATGAACTACATGTTGCCTGACCATGGTGACATACAGAAATTCTGCTTATTTAAATGAATAGTACAAAATGTAAAGACAAACACCGCCCAAATCAACCACACGTTTGCTCTTTCAAATTTGTctgctgcatattttttttaccactttacacacagacaggtcCAGTATGTGTCTGAATATAATGCAGTTTTTACAGGACAATATAAATAGTAAATACAAATTTGCTCTCAACCCCCTGGAGGCAAAATGACAGCAACAACCTAGAgtttataagaaaaaaagagcagctgtaacaacattatctgtataagGGAAGCTGTCTTACTAATAATAGAACTAGAGAAGAACATCAAAGAgattgtttctgtgtatttatgGGGGCGACTCAGTTTTTATGAGCCTATAAACAGTATGATTAACACACGAGGAGGAGATGCAGCTCCTATCCATACAAACTATGTCCTGCTGCAGCTACGGACTATGGGAAACAATTTACTTATCCGGTGGGAGTCAAGGTCGCACATAGTGCTCataccgagtgtgtgtgtgtttgtggtagaCTTTGAGCTCATTAAAGAGAGTGTTTCCCACCACTCTGTTTACAGGATCAGCAGTGCAGTTCACGGCGAGGAGGAAGATAGGAttagagatggagagaggaggtAAACCCTCTTAGGATCGATTTATAGCAGCTATTCTAGATGTTATATAACCCTAAACCCTCAAACTCCACCAGGCTGGATGTAAAATCTGAGATGGCACATATGAGGTTATCTCATTTGTAGGCCAAATGTCAGAGGTCACAGAAGACAGGTGATGAGGCTCAAATGTGActtaaggcatgcacacacCTCTTGTATGATCAGTAAAGTGATATCATGATGCAGAGCAGGAGGTCAGCCTGGTTCATACTGAAAACATCCAGCTGGTCGCCATGCCAGTCCTGGTTCTTTTTCTG
This region of Parambassis ranga chromosome 2, fParRan2.1, whole genome shotgun sequence genomic DNA includes:
- the LOC114451721 gene encoding putative homeodomain transcription factor 2 isoform X2, yielding MASKVKDAVVWYQKKIGAYDQQIWEKSVEQREIKGLRNKPKKTGHVKPDLIDVDLVRGSAFAKAKPESPWTSLTRKGIVRVVFFPFFYRWWIQVTSRAIFLLLLALYLLQVAAALLYVIIPQPHGIPATEVFGAIWLMLLLGTVHCQIVSTRTPKPASSSGGKRRRKLRKASQMEVHREGDGSSTTDNTQEGAPHSHTASTTYSLGAFFQDFWHDICKAGSKKSKLSIDKSTETDNGYVSLDGRVNNRSSEEGLQLHEQRCDSLNRTDEVCWNPHMQPAHTHTARSSGLMLPSGNKDPASDEASSEEDPEATYSALRRGVERMNSDCALRNRKNTHHYKKHYAVEDVPKSGTSCSSRCSSLRTQDSESTRHESETEDLMWEDFLHCAECRSSCTSETEGEGGATPVCPTAKKEYRDDPFHQGHVPWLHSSNPGLERVSAIVWEGNECKKADMSVLEISGMIMNRVNLYTPGIGYQVFGNLVSVTLGLTPFAYRLAQYCDLDQLTTLSANELLSVALGGGSGSDALVITMVTLSFLVRVCLIWLFFFLLSVAERTYKQRLLFAKLFGHLTSARRARKSEVPHFRLKKVQNIKMWLSLRSYLKRRGPQRSVDVIVSSAFLLTLSVVFICCAQLLHVHETFLECHYNWELVIWCSSLSLFLLRFVTLGSETSKKYSNTSILLTEQINLYLKMEKKPNKKEELTLVNNVLKLATKLLKELDTPFRLYGLTMNPLLYNITQVVILSAVSGVISDLLGFNLKLWKIKS
- the LOC114451721 gene encoding putative homeodomain transcription factor 2 isoform X1; translation: MASKVKDAVVWYQKKIGAYDQQIWEKSVEQREIKLMSQGLRNKPKKTGHVKPDLIDVDLVRGSAFAKAKPESPWTSLTRKGIVRVVFFPFFYRWWIQVTSRAIFLLLLALYLLQVAAALLYVIIPQPHGIPATEVFGAIWLMLLLGTVHCQIVSTRTPKPASSSGGKRRRKLRKASQMEVHREGDGSSTTDNTQEGAPHSHTASTTYSLGAFFQDFWHDICKAGSKKSKLSIDKSTETDNGYVSLDGRVNNRSSEEGLQLHEQRCDSLNRTDEVCWNPHMQPAHTHTARSSGLMLPSGNKDPASDEASSEEDPEATYSALRRGVERMNSDCALRNRKNTHHYKKHYAVEDVPKSGTSCSSRCSSLRTQDSESTRHESETEDLMWEDFLHCAECRSSCTSETEGEGGATPVCPTAKKEYRDDPFHQGHVPWLHSSNPGLERVSAIVWEGNECKKADMSVLEISGMIMNRVNLYTPGIGYQVFGNLVSVTLGLTPFAYRLAQYCDLDQLTTLSANELLSVALGGGSGSDALVITMVTLSFLVRVCLIWLFFFLLSVAERTYKQRLLFAKLFGHLTSARRARKSEVPHFRLKKVQNIKMWLSLRSYLKRRGPQRSVDVIVSSAFLLTLSVVFICCAQLLHVHETFLECHYNWELVIWCSSLSLFLLRFVTLGSETSKKYSNTSILLTEQINLYLKMEKKPNKKEELTLVNNVLKLATKLLKELDTPFRLYGLTMNPLLYNITQVVILSAVSGVISDLLGFNLKLWKIKS
- the LOC114451721 gene encoding putative homeodomain transcription factor 2 isoform X3 translates to MASKVKDAVVWYQKKIGAYDQQIWEKSVEQREIKLMSQGLRNKPKKTGHVKPDLIDVDLVRGSAFAKAKPESPWTSLTRKGIVRVVFFPFFYRWWIQVTSRAIFLLLLALYLLQVAAALLYVIIPQPHGIPATEVFGAIWLMLLLGTVHCQIVSTRTPKPASSSGGKRRRSKKSKLSIDKSTETDNGYVSLDGRVNNRSSEEGLQLHEQRCDSLNRTDEVCWNPHMQPAHTHTARSSGLMLPSGNKDPASDEASSEEDPEATYSALRRGVERMNSDCALRNRKNTHHYKKHYAVEDVPKSGTSCSSRCSSLRTQDSESTRHESETEDLMWEDFLHCAECRSSCTSETEGEGGATPVCPTAKKEYRDDPFHQGHVPWLHSSNPGLERVSAIVWEGNECKKADMSVLEISGMIMNRVNLYTPGIGYQVFGNLVSVTLGLTPFAYRLAQYCDLDQLTTLSANELLSVALGGGSGSDALVITMVTLSFLVRVCLIWLFFFLLSVAERTYKQRLLFAKLFGHLTSARRARKSEVPHFRLKKVQNIKMWLSLRSYLKRRGPQRSVDVIVSSAFLLTLSVVFICCAQLLHVHETFLECHYNWELVIWCSSLSLFLLRFVTLGSETSKKYSNTSILLTEQINLYLKMEKKPNKKEELTLVNNVLKLATKLLKELDTPFRLYGLTMNPLLYNITQVVILSAVSGVISDLLGFNLKLWKIKS